A region from the Rhinoderma darwinii isolate aRhiDar2 chromosome 2, aRhiDar2.hap1, whole genome shotgun sequence genome encodes:
- the RFXAP gene encoding regulatory factor X-associated protein — protein sequence MDQTPASREEDEEDLDQSEREGGGQELQYGQFSADGDTRVLYYTMLPAEPEDESGEALDTSDPRDSTASPEELDDDDNSGDNDNVVTKSCTYQGCPETTSQVAKQRKPWMCKKHRNKMYKDKYKNKKKSDQAMSCTSKLEDNAECSVSLTKQRTGSVGDRPPRPTLLEQVLNQKRLSLLRSPDVVKFLQTQQQLLSRQAVEQRQSFQGASL from the exons ATGGACCAGACGCCTGCGTCCCGGGAGGAAGATGAAGAAGATCTGGATCAGTCGGAGAGAGAAGGAGGCGGGCAGGAGCTGCAGTACGGACAGTTTTCTGCTGACGGGGATACACGGGTGCTGTATTACACCATGCTGCCTGCAGAGCCGGAGGACGAGAGCGGGGAAGCTTTAGACACCTCCGACCCCCGGGACAGCACGGCCAGCCCCGAGGAATTAGACGACGATGACAACTCTGGCGACAATGACAACGTGGTGACCAAGTCGTGCACGTACCAGGGATGCCCGGAGACCACCAGCCAAGTGGCTAAGCAGCGCAAGCCCTGGATGTGCAAGAAGCATCGCAACAAGATGTACAAGGACAAGTACAAGAACAAGAAGAAGAGCGACCAGGCCATGTCCTGCACCAGTAAGCTGGAG GATAATGCAGAGTGTTCAGTGTCTCTTACAAAACAAAGGACTGGATCAGTCGGGGACCGTCCACCTCGTCCTACGTTACTGGAACAAGTGTTGAATCAAAAAAGACTG TCTCTTTTGAGGAGTCCGGACGTTGTCAAGTTCCTTCAGACTCAGCAGCAGCTTCTCAGTCGCCAGGCTGTTGAACAGAGGCAATCTTTCCAAGGAGCATCACTTTGA